Proteins encoded in a region of the Stieleria neptunia genome:
- a CDS encoding protein kinase domain-containing protein, with the protein MKVKCIHCFEIVELDPHADLSGIICPSCGGRFEIPFDETLDSDHPHVSSSHLESLQGGMELAGFSLVSNLSKGCRSDVWEAVEVEQGRTVALKVSHYEEQENDRIGHYSREAEILSTLNHSNIVSLYSHGIANRRSYLATDYIEGQPLSRWLVNRAPSPWQAAEITLRIADAMDHAHRQDVIHRDLSCQNVLMDERSIPHVIDFGLASMGMDHAMDGAQLTVGTPIYMAPEQIRGQPEQIDHRVDIYAIGVIFYELLTAKKPFEPGPNLIQRLFEGPIRTPRDIDPSISPDLSNMCVRCLQKDASDRYSTARELADSIQSVLGDQRGASIQPTGLDEVESFEHSRAYVALHSRCVDLEQVLERRTRALLATKTEYDVYRNLVESRSLGAFRKDLDDRIVFANEYFCQFVGRPRSEVVGRRVSEILDDHAAAMWKAADDRILSTGSVYESTEQYEVGDRTLVFDVARSPVRNMSGRTVGIQGIMYDVSAHAEMERALRDEKEVAVAANLAKGEFLARMSHEIRTPMTAIMGMNQVLATTPLTDKQIECTRAIADASQSLLEVINDILDFSKIDAGKIELEPAEFCLVETCDKVVKMLREEARQKDIQLAALFSSDIPKRLIGDAARLRRVLVNLIGNAIRFTSQGSVELRVRCEDASQDRCVLRFEVADTGIGIPRGHLESIFQPFEQADSSLSRDQSGTGLGLAIASKIVELMGGSLAVTSRVGEGSRFYFHATFPTLSEPKESVSTERIPLADQQRDTVSLEPLRVLVVDDVEPNRLTLHHLLEDRGHSVVTVASGGDALRAIEQERFDVILMDIQLPGMDGFEATRRIRESLANTQHRTPIVALTAHAMKDSREWCLRKGMDGYASKPVVWSALCQELQRVLNEPGDHEPPLFSLTEFQIRVGVDQASACRLISNFVSCFPGLIESVVDSAKQNDSAGLREAVHRLKGAVENLVGTGGIPELLALKSMAERSDIEKAGDVILDLEKTMLRLKNELLPYSAGQIE; encoded by the coding sequence GTGAAGGTCAAGTGTATCCATTGCTTTGAGATCGTCGAACTGGATCCGCACGCTGACCTTTCGGGCATCATTTGTCCTTCGTGCGGCGGGCGTTTTGAGATCCCATTCGACGAAACGCTGGACTCCGACCATCCGCACGTATCGAGTTCGCATCTGGAATCGTTGCAAGGCGGCATGGAGCTGGCCGGCTTTTCGCTTGTCAGCAACTTGTCCAAGGGGTGTCGCAGCGACGTTTGGGAGGCGGTTGAGGTCGAGCAGGGGCGGACGGTCGCCCTGAAGGTCTCGCACTATGAAGAGCAGGAGAACGATCGGATCGGCCATTACTCGCGTGAAGCAGAGATTCTATCGACGTTGAATCACTCGAACATTGTGAGCTTGTATTCACACGGAATTGCCAACCGGCGTAGCTATCTGGCGACCGACTACATCGAAGGCCAGCCGCTGTCACGATGGCTTGTCAACCGTGCGCCCTCCCCTTGGCAAGCCGCCGAAATCACCTTGCGAATCGCGGATGCGATGGATCATGCGCACCGCCAGGATGTCATTCATCGCGATCTCAGCTGCCAGAACGTTTTGATGGACGAACGAAGCATTCCCCACGTCATCGATTTCGGACTCGCATCGATGGGGATGGATCATGCGATGGACGGGGCTCAACTGACGGTGGGAACGCCAATTTACATGGCGCCTGAACAAATTCGTGGACAGCCGGAGCAGATCGACCATCGCGTGGACATCTATGCGATTGGTGTCATTTTTTATGAACTGTTGACCGCCAAGAAACCCTTTGAGCCCGGACCGAATTTGATTCAGAGACTGTTTGAAGGGCCAATCCGAACACCGCGCGACATCGATCCGTCGATCTCCCCAGACCTCTCCAACATGTGCGTTCGATGCCTTCAGAAAGACGCCAGTGATCGATACTCCACTGCGCGAGAGCTTGCCGATTCAATCCAATCGGTTCTGGGGGACCAACGCGGTGCGTCGATTCAGCCGACAGGATTGGACGAAGTTGAATCCTTCGAGCATTCGAGGGCTTACGTCGCCCTGCATTCCCGCTGCGTCGATTTGGAGCAAGTGCTCGAAAGACGGACACGGGCCTTGTTGGCAACCAAGACGGAGTATGACGTGTACCGCAACTTGGTCGAAAGCCGGTCACTGGGGGCATTTCGAAAGGATTTGGACGACAGGATCGTGTTTGCCAACGAGTATTTTTGCCAGTTCGTCGGCCGGCCGAGATCCGAGGTCGTCGGTCGTCGCGTCAGCGAGATCTTGGATGATCATGCTGCTGCCATGTGGAAAGCAGCGGACGATCGAATTCTGTCGACCGGAAGCGTCTATGAATCGACTGAGCAATACGAAGTCGGTGATCGCACGCTGGTCTTTGATGTTGCCCGTTCTCCTGTTCGCAACATGAGTGGCCGGACCGTGGGAATCCAAGGCATCATGTATGACGTTTCGGCGCACGCGGAAATGGAACGGGCGTTACGCGACGAGAAGGAAGTCGCGGTAGCGGCAAACCTTGCCAAAGGCGAATTCCTCGCCCGGATGAGTCACGAGATCCGCACGCCGATGACGGCGATCATGGGCATGAACCAAGTGCTGGCGACGACCCCACTCACGGACAAACAGATCGAGTGCACCCGTGCGATTGCCGATGCGTCGCAGTCGCTTCTTGAAGTCATCAACGACATTCTCGATTTCTCGAAAATTGATGCCGGGAAAATCGAGCTGGAACCGGCGGAATTCTGCCTCGTCGAAACCTGCGACAAAGTGGTCAAGATGCTCCGCGAAGAAGCAAGGCAGAAAGACATTCAACTGGCCGCACTTTTTTCCAGTGATATCCCGAAGCGGCTGATCGGAGATGCTGCCAGGTTGCGGCGCGTGTTGGTCAACCTGATCGGCAACGCCATCAGGTTTACTTCCCAAGGAAGTGTTGAACTCCGCGTCCGTTGCGAGGACGCCTCCCAGGACCGGTGCGTGTTGCGGTTCGAGGTCGCTGACACCGGAATCGGGATACCAAGGGGCCACCTTGAAAGCATCTTTCAGCCTTTTGAACAAGCCGATTCCTCTCTGTCACGGGACCAAAGCGGAACGGGGCTGGGGTTGGCGATCGCATCAAAGATCGTCGAACTGATGGGAGGATCACTGGCCGTCACGAGTCGCGTCGGGGAGGGAAGCCGATTCTACTTTCATGCGACATTTCCAACCCTCAGCGAGCCTAAGGAAAGCGTGTCGACGGAGAGAATACCGCTTGCTGATCAGCAACGGGACACGGTTTCGCTGGAACCGCTCCGCGTGTTGGTCGTCGACGATGTCGAACCGAACCGTTTGACGTTGCATCACCTCCTCGAAGATCGAGGCCACTCGGTCGTCACGGTTGCAAGTGGGGGCGACGCGCTGCGTGCCATCGAACAAGAACGATTTGACGTCATTTTGATGGACATCCAGTTGCCGGGCATGGACGGATTCGAAGCGACCCGAAGGATTCGTGAATCGTTGGCGAACACCCAACATCGCACACCGATCGTTGCGCTAACCGCTCATGCGATGAAGGACAGCCGGGAGTGGTGCTTGAGAAAAGGAATGGACGGATACGCGAGCAAGCCTGTGGTGTGGAGTGCACTTTGTCAGGAACTCCAACGCGTCCTCAACGAACCCGGCGACCACGAACCGCCCCTCTTCTCGTTGACGGAGTTTCAGATTCGCGTGGGTGTTGATCAGGCATCGGCATGCCGGTTGATTTCCAACTTCGTGAGTTGTTTTCCCGGTTTGATCGAGAGCGTGGTTGATTCAGCAAAGCAAAACGATTCCGCCGGATTGCGGGAGGCCGTTCATCGGCTCAAGGGAGCCGTCGAGAATCTTGTGGGGACCGGGGGTATACCAGAACTGCTTGCCTTGAAATCCATGGCCGAACGGAGCGACATCGAAAAGGCTGGCGATGTTATCTTGGATCTTGAAAAAACGATGCTGCGTCTCAAGAACGAACTCCTTCCCTACTCAGCGGGCCAGATCGAATGA
- a CDS encoding cupin domain-containing protein yields the protein MSYNFTHLTDLAAEVEPPEDGILTRTLHNDDDVKAVIFGFGKDQELSEHTASMPAILQFIQGEATLTLGEETVQARPGGWIHMAPGLKHSVQAKTPVIMLLLLLKKQ from the coding sequence ATGAGCTACAACTTCACACACCTGACCGACTTGGCCGCAGAAGTGGAACCACCCGAGGATGGCATCCTGACTCGCACGTTGCACAACGATGACGACGTGAAAGCTGTGATCTTTGGCTTTGGCAAAGACCAGGAACTGTCCGAACACACCGCATCGATGCCGGCAATTCTGCAGTTCATTCAAGGCGAAGCCACGCTGACGCTCGGTGAAGAAACGGTCCAGGCTCGACCGGGAGGCTGGATTCACATGGCCCCCGGTTTGAAACACAGCGTCCAGGCCAAGACGCCGGTGATCATGTTGCTGCTGTTGCTGAAGAAACAGTAG
- a CDS encoding DUF2256 domain-containing protein: MSHKKPNLPEKTCACCGRAFTWRKKWSKCWEQVKYCSDKCRRNKQ; this comes from the coding sequence ATGTCTCACAAGAAACCGAACCTGCCAGAGAAGACATGCGCGTGCTGCGGAAGAGCCTTCACGTGGCGGAAGAAGTGGTCCAAGTGCTGGGAGCAAGTGAAGTACTGCAGCGACAAGTGCCGTCGCAACAAACAGTAG
- a CDS encoding sialidase family protein — MNRVSSFFVSILLPVALLAADDLPKPVLVDAQRIWDAAPHNAFTDLVRFQDRWYCVFREGQGHVSPDGALRVLTSSDGETWESAALVTSEDYDLRDAKITVTPDDRLMLAGAGASDTPEGRHHQSLVWFSEDGANWSAPTAVGDQDNWLWRITWHKGNAYGFGYGCGKGDRGLRLFKSSDGKTFDPLIENVAVEGTYPNETSIVFLPDDTAYCLLRHDGKPNAGNLGTSRPPYTQWDWKNLGVRLGGPDMIQLPDGRFVAVVRLYDSPVRTSLCWLDPENGSLTEALKLPSGGDTSYAGLVWHDDMLWISYYSSHEGKTNIYLAKVRFEK; from the coding sequence ATGAATCGCGTTTCATCGTTTTTCGTATCAATTCTCTTGCCCGTCGCACTCTTGGCGGCCGACGACTTGCCCAAACCAGTGCTCGTCGACGCGCAACGCATTTGGGACGCGGCGCCTCACAACGCGTTTACCGACTTGGTGCGTTTCCAGGACCGTTGGTACTGCGTTTTCCGCGAAGGGCAAGGACACGTGTCGCCCGACGGTGCGCTGCGGGTGCTGACTTCGAGCGACGGCGAAACCTGGGAATCGGCGGCGCTGGTCACGTCGGAAGACTACGACCTGCGCGACGCCAAAATCACCGTCACGCCCGACGACCGATTGATGTTGGCGGGCGCCGGAGCGTCTGACACACCGGAAGGACGGCACCACCAATCGCTCGTCTGGTTCTCCGAAGACGGCGCCAACTGGAGTGCTCCAACCGCGGTTGGTGATCAAGACAACTGGCTCTGGAGGATCACCTGGCACAAAGGGAATGCGTACGGTTTCGGTTACGGTTGCGGCAAGGGCGATCGGGGGCTGCGGCTGTTCAAAAGTTCGGATGGAAAGACTTTCGATCCATTGATCGAAAATGTCGCCGTCGAAGGCACGTACCCCAACGAAACGTCGATCGTTTTCCTTCCCGACGACACGGCGTACTGCCTGTTGCGTCACGACGGCAAGCCCAACGCCGGAAACCTCGGCACGTCGCGTCCGCCGTACACGCAGTGGGACTGGAAGAACCTGGGCGTGCGTCTGGGCGGGCCGGACATGATCCAGTTGCCCGACGGCCGTTTCGTCGCCGTGGTCCGTCTGTACGATTCGCCCGTCCGAACGTCACTCTGTTGGCTCGATCCCGAAAACGGCAGCCTGACCGAAGCACTGAAACTGCCATCGGGCGGAGACACCAGTTACGCGGGACTGGTCTGGCACGATGACATGCTATGGATCAGTTACTACTCGTCGCACGAAGGCAAGACGAACATTTATCTGGCCAAGGTCCGTTTCGAAAAGTAG